The Dokdonella sp. nucleotide sequence TGGCCACCCGCGCCGGCACGATCTACCACCAGCGTGGCAACACCCATTCGATGAATTCGGTGATGGAGCGCGTGGTCGAACGGCTGCGTGGCGGTCGCCCGGTCGGCATCTTCCCCGAAGGTGGCACCGGCCGCGGCGACGAGGTGCGCGTCTTCCATGCGCGCGTGTTCCAGGCCGCGCTCGATGCCGAGGTGCCGGTGCAGCCGGTAGCGCTGCGCTATGGCCGCGACGGTCGCCAGGACCCCGCTGTGCCGTTCGCGCGGGGCGAACACTTCGCCGGCAATTTCTTCCGCCTGCTCGGCAATCCGTCGATGGATGCCGAGGTGCACTTCCTCGAACCGGTGCAATCGACGCCCGATGCGCGCCGGCGCATGGCCGAGGAGTCGCGCGCACGCATCATGGCCGCGCTCGGCCAAGTCGACACGAAGAAACGTCGCGGAGTCGAGGAGTGAACGCGGCCGACTACCGGCCGCCCCGCCTGCTGCGCAATCCGCATGTGCAATCCGTGCTCGCCTCCAGCGGCGTACGCCGCCTGCTGCATGCGCGCCGACGCGCCCTGCTCGAGGACGGTGCCGTCGCACATGTGCTCGACTGCGGCGACGGAGTGCGTCTGCAGGGATTCCACACCGCGCAGCGCGCGCAGGCGCAGGCGCGCGGCCTCGTCGTCCTGCTGCACGGCTGGGAAGGCAGCGTCACCTCGAGTTACCTGCTGCACACCGGCGCGCGCCTGCTCGCCGAGGGCTTCGACGTGTTCCGCCTCAACTTCCGCGACCACGGCGACACACATCATCTCAACCGTGGCCTGTTCCACTCCTGCCGGATCGATGAAGTCGTCGGTGCGGTCGGTGCGATCTCGCGCATGTTCCCGCGATGGCCCCTGGCCGTCGCCGGCTTCTCGCTAGGCGGCAACTTCGCCCTGCGCGTCGCCCTGCGCGCACCCGGCGCCGGCATCGACCTGAGCTACGCGCTGGCCGTCTGTCCGGCCATCAACCCGCGCGGCGTGCTGCACGCGATCGAGTCGGCGCCGTGGTTCTACGAACACTACTTCCTGCGCAAATGGCGCCGCTCGCTGCTGCTCAAGCAGCGCGCTTTTCCCGATGCCGACCTGTTCGATGCCGCCGACCTGCGCGGCAACCTGCGGGAGATGACCCGCATGCTGGTCCAGCGCCACACCGACTTCGGCACGCTGGAGGCCTACCTCGACGGCTACTCGATCGCCGGCGACCGCCTCGCCGCGCTCGCCGTGCCTGCCACCATCCTCACCGCCGCCGACGACCCGATCATCCCGGTCGAGGACTTCCACGTCCTGGTCCTGCCGCCCATCGCCGAACTCGACATCGCCCCCGGTGGCGGCCACTGCGGCTTCATCCGCGATCTCTCGCTGAGAAGCTGGACCGAGGACTACATCGCCGAGCGGATGGCGGCACGGCTGAGCGCGTCGCGACGAGCCGACGATCCAGGCACCTGACCGGGGTGCGCCGCGCGGCCCGGACATCCACCGTTCGCATGGCCAACCGGCGGCGTGATCGAAGCGGGTGCGAACACTCAGCCGGCAGCGTTGCGGATGATCCCGACCAGGCCGGCGATGAGCAGGGCAAGCACCGGAATCATGGACAGCGCGAAACCCAGACCACGTCGCGCCGGTGCGGCGGTATAGCTGCGCCAGTAGATGAGCCGGCCGATCAGGTACACGGCACCGATGCCCGCGATGTACTGCGCCGGCCAGTATTTCGCGGCGATGTACAGCGCGGGCAGGAACATCACCATCAGCTCGAGGGTGTTCATCTGCACCCGGTAGGCACGCTCGAACATCTCGTGTCCGGACACGGCCGGTGCCTTGACGCCGTATCGGCCGCGCGCGCGGCCGACCAGGATCGCGAAGAACACCAGCTGCACCACGGCAAGCAGCGCGACGAGATCAATGTGGTTCATGGCTTCCCCCTGTGCATGGCATGCGGGCAGTGACACGCACCAGGGTCGGCTGCGCGGGTCACCGCGCGGATGGGCGCGCCGATGGCAATCGCCGCGCCGGCCCTGGCAGTTCAATCCGCCGGCACCGTCCTTTCCCGCGCCCAGGCACGCAAGGCCTCGACCTGGCTGGCCATCATCACCGAGAGCGGGCGCGTGGCGCGCGCTTCGTCGATGAGATGGGCGGTATCGAGCGGGCGGTTGGCGGCGGCGGCGGCGTACAGACCGGCGACGACGAGTTGTTCGATTTCCGCGCCGGAGAAACCTGCGCTGGCGCGGGCGACCTCGGCCAGGTCGAACTGCGCCGGGTCGAGATCGCGCTTGGCGAGGTGGATGCGGACGAGTTCGACGCGGGTCGCTTCGTCCGGCAGGTCGACGAAGAAGATCTCGTCGAAGCGACCCTTGCGCAGCAGTTCGGGTGGCAGTGCCTGCACGTCGTTGGCGGTGGCGACGAGGAAGACCGGTGTCTTGCGCTCGGCCATCCAGGTGAGCAGGTATCCAAGCACGCGGCGCGAGACGCCATCGTCGTTGCCGGCGGTGGCGAGCGCTTTCTCGATCTCGTCGAGCCAGAGCACGCAGGGCGCTAGCAATTCGGCGCTCTTCAGCGCGCCGCGCAGGTTGCGCTCGGTTTCGCCATGGTACTTGTTGTACAGCGCGCCGATGTCCAGGCGCAGCAGGGGCACGCCGAAGCCGCCGGCAACGGCCTTGGCGGCGAGACTTTTGCCGCAGCCCTGCACGCCGAGCAGGAGGATGCCTTTCGGTGGGTCGAGCCTGACCGGCATCTTGCGGCCGACGAAGGCCGGTTCGCGCTGGGCGATCCAGCGCTTGAGGCGGCCGAGGCCGGCGACATCGGTGAAGCGTGCGGTTTCGTACTCGAAGTGCAGCAGATTGTCGCGGTCGAGCAGGGCGAACTTGGCCTTGGCGAGTTCGGGCAGGTCGGCGGGCCCGAGCGCGCCGTCGGCATAGATCAACTTGCGCACGATGCGCCGGGCGTCGGCGACGGTGAGGCCGCGCAGGTTGCGCACGACGGTGCGCGCGGCCTCGGGATCGACTTCGACGCGCCGGCCGTGCTCGCGCGAATAGTTGAACGCCTCCTCGCGCACGATCTTCGCCAGCGCGTCGGCATCGGGCAGGGCGAGCTCGAAGCGCGTCGCCATCGGTGCAAGGTCGTCGGGCAGTTCGATGCGCGCGCCGACCAGCACGAGGGTATGTTCGGCGGCATCCTGGCGCAGCACGATCTCGCGCAGCAGGCGCAGCGTCATCGTGTAGCGCAGGTACGGCTGGAAATCGAGCAGCAGGAACACGGCTGGCTCGGGGCGCTGCTTGATCGTGGTCAGGGTGAGCGTGGCATCGGGCAGGCCTTCGATCTCGTCGTCGTCCATGTCCAGCCGACGCAGGCCATCGGTGATGCTCCACTGGTACAGCGGGCGCAGGCTCTGCGCGATGGCGTGCCGGAAACTTTCGATGACGCGTTTTTCCTCGGGCGTTTCGACGACCAGCAATGGCGTGCGCGCGCGCAACAGGGTGGCGAGGTCCTGGTTGGCTCCCATCGGTGGCGGTTCCGGCGGATTCGGTTCGAGGTGCGGGCCGCTGAGCCTAGCACGGAGGCACGCAGCGTCCTGCGGGCCGAATCGCCGTCGTGCGGCATAATGTACGGTCCCCGTGCGGCCCCGGCCCTCCCATACCGAATGACCATGACCAGAGAAGAAACCCTCGAACTGCACCGCCAGGGCCGCCTTGAAGAGGCCGAGCAGGGCTACCGCGAGCTGCTCGCCGCGAATCCGAATGACGGCGAGGCCTTGCGTCTGCTGGGAGTCGTGCGCCGCGCGCGCGGCGACCTCGAGGAGGCGGCGACGCTGATCCGGCGCGCCCATGAGCTCGCGCCCGAACAACCGCGCCTGCTGCTCATGCTTGGCGCCATACAGTTCCAGCTCGGCAACATCGAACGGTCGCGCACTGCCTACGAACAGGCGCTCGCGCTCGATCCGAACAGCGCCGGCGCGCATTCCACGCTGGGCCATATCGCCATGCTCAACGCTGATCCGACCCTCGCCGAGCAGTACTTCCGCACCGCGCTGCGTGTCGAGGAGGATGCGCAGGCCTATGCCGGTCTCGGCATGATCGCGCTCGATCGCGAGGACATCGATACGGCGATGAAATACCTGTCGCGCGCGGCCGACCTTTCGCCGAACGACGCCTCGGTCGCTTTCGCGCTCGGTCGCGGTTTCGTCAAGCGGGGCATGATCGCGTTCGCCGAGCAGTCGTTCCGCCGTGCGCTGGAGCTGCAGCCCGGCCAGGCACACGCGAGCAATGCGCTCGGGCAGCTCCTGCTGCGCGAACACCGCGCGG carries:
- a CDS encoding lysophospholipid acyltransferase family protein, producing the protein MSASTDSTTLPRRRDFMRPVRYVVRTPLLALHIALSLPLAVLSLNPWFAKIPIGRRRFDHVMISWWSGTMVRLFGFRIRRFGTPLPGAVMYVANHISWLDIELMHSQRAISFVAKSEIARWPLVGWLATRAGTIYHQRGNTHSMNSVMERVVERLRGGRPVGIFPEGGTGRGDEVRVFHARVFQAALDAEVPVQPVALRYGRDGRQDPAVPFARGEHFAGNFFRLLGNPSMDAEVHFLEPVQSTPDARRRMAEESRARIMAALGQVDTKKRRGVEE
- a CDS encoding alpha/beta fold hydrolase — its product is MNAADYRPPRLLRNPHVQSVLASSGVRRLLHARRRALLEDGAVAHVLDCGDGVRLQGFHTAQRAQAQARGLVVLLHGWEGSVTSSYLLHTGARLLAEGFDVFRLNFRDHGDTHHLNRGLFHSCRIDEVVGAVGAISRMFPRWPLAVAGFSLGGNFALRVALRAPGAGIDLSYALAVCPAINPRGVLHAIESAPWFYEHYFLRKWRRSLLLKQRAFPDADLFDAADLRGNLREMTRMLVQRHTDFGTLEAYLDGYSIAGDRLAALAVPATILTAADDPIIPVEDFHVLVLPPIAELDIAPGGGHCGFIRDLSLRSWTEDYIAERMAARLSASRRADDPGT
- a CDS encoding MAPEG family protein, which produces MNHIDLVALLAVVQLVFFAILVGRARGRYGVKAPAVSGHEMFERAYRVQMNTLELMVMFLPALYIAAKYWPAQYIAGIGAVYLIGRLIYWRSYTAAPARRGLGFALSMIPVLALLIAGLVGIIRNAAG
- a CDS encoding AAA family ATPase — translated: MGANQDLATLLRARTPLLVVETPEEKRVIESFRHAIAQSLRPLYQWSITDGLRRLDMDDDEIEGLPDATLTLTTIKQRPEPAVFLLLDFQPYLRYTMTLRLLREIVLRQDAAEHTLVLVGARIELPDDLAPMATRFELALPDADALAKIVREEAFNYSREHGRRVEVDPEAARTVVRNLRGLTVADARRIVRKLIYADGALGPADLPELAKAKFALLDRDNLLHFEYETARFTDVAGLGRLKRWIAQREPAFVGRKMPVRLDPPKGILLLGVQGCGKSLAAKAVAGGFGVPLLRLDIGALYNKYHGETERNLRGALKSAELLAPCVLWLDEIEKALATAGNDDGVSRRVLGYLLTWMAERKTPVFLVATANDVQALPPELLRKGRFDEIFFVDLPDEATRVELVRIHLAKRDLDPAQFDLAEVARASAGFSGAEIEQLVVAGLYAAAAANRPLDTAHLIDEARATRPLSVMMASQVEALRAWARERTVPAD